The following nucleotide sequence is from Channa argus isolate prfri chromosome 9, Channa argus male v1.0, whole genome shotgun sequence.
gcatgtacaagtacaaacccgtgtgtgtgtgtgtgagtgtgtgggggtgggtgAGTGAGTGAGCGTGCCGAGGGCGGAGTAGGAAATTTTATTTAACCTGAGTCACTGGCGGATCACAGCAGGGTGTGGGTGCTGACTAAGATCTTTAAAAGACTGTTATACTGTGATTTAGTCTTtgaattgttttactgttttacgACATATTCCGGTGTTTCTTCAAAGCAGGAGattcagttttccatttttatttccttttgtttccaGCTGCTTCCCAGAGCTAAAGGTTTGAGATAAATGCTGCTCTAATATTACAGTGGTTTGAGTCAATAATGTAGAAGCATCTTGTTCAGTTCACTGTcaactttaatgttttggcAGCATCCACATAGACATGTGTTCCATCTGGATGTAATTTCTTTTGAGAATTTATAATAACAGTTTCATAGTTTTCAACTGAGGTTGAATCTATAATATAGTAAAATTGTTTCTGAAATATGTCCAGCCATGTGAATTGGAAAACAGTAAGTAAAAACTTAAAGCATTTGCGTTCTTGAATTGGCACAGTTTCCAGCCATTGCAAAATAGCTGGAAACGCTGTATTTATTGGTGATATAATTACACTGGAGtccacataaaacaaaatgctctcACTGTTTAACTTTCATTCAACTCCCTCACCCACCTACAACTCCTGCAGTTTAACATTTCTGTGCTGaatttaatttctctctttgtgtgtctgtctctctcttgtaGGGCAGTGTTAAGACCCCTGTTGGACCTCCCTCCTCCTGCCCAGactgtgatggtggtggtggacTCCCTGGATGTTGGATATGGATTGGGTGAAGGAAATGAGAAGAGTGGCTCTATTGCAGAGCTTCTGGCAACTAATCAACACCTGCTGCCTGGCTGGCTGCTGCTGGTCTGCTCCGTCCGTCGACACAACAAGGCTGTGTGCAAGATGTTCtcaggtataaaaaaaacagagaccTAACACGGCGTTTCTAAAATAGGCTGTAGAGAGACTGTTCTAGTTTGCACCAATAGAACATGGCTGGTTTAGCATCGTGATTATAAACAAAAGAACTCTCACATGGTGATTATCAGTGGGAGGCACAGAAATACAAGAACTAACTTAACATAATTTAAGACTGATAAAGGTTATTggcatataaaaaaacatatttgtgttgtAGGTTTTCGTAAGCTCTGTCTGGACGATCTGCGAAAGCCCCTGCCAGTGCGTGATGTGCAGCAGTACATCCTCTGCCGGCTGGATGAAGAAGCAGTGCTTCGTCGTCAGCTCACCCCTGACACCGCTGACATGCTGAATCTGCTCCACATCAAGAGTGGTGGGTGCTTTCTCTTCCTCGAGCGTGTGCTGGATGGGGTGGCAGCTGCCCTGGTAGGTCTGCGGGAGATCCGAGACATCCCCGGAACTCTCAATGGACTTTACCTCTGGCTGTGCCAAAGATTGTTCCCCCGGGGACTCTTCATCTACGTCAAGCCTCTCCTTAATGTGCTCTTAGCTGCCCCAAGGCCACTCACAACTGAGCAGCTGTTTACTGCAGTCTGGACTCAAGACACCTTGCTCAGTTTCCAGGACTTCCAGGACAAGCTCCAAACACTTTGTCCGCTCTTAATAGATGGTCCTGGTGGCACCAAACTGCTTTTTCATGCCAGCTTTGCAGAGTGGCTAATAGATGTTAAGTACTGCACACAGAAGTACCTGTGTAGCAGAACAGAAGGTCACAGCATGCTGTCTATGGCTCTGACTCTGCAGGGACCTCACCTGGACATCGAGAACACTTGCCAGTTAGCCGCACATTTAGTTTGTTCAGGTCATCATAAAGAGAACCCCTCACTGTTGGCACTGTGGATGCTATGGGCAGGTGTGCCCACTCTTACTCCCAGCTGCAGTTATGCCCTCGCCATGATATTATGTCAGCCGCCTGTTCCAGTAAGTCCGGCGGTCCATCAGCTGCTAGTAAGAAGTGGGATTGTCTCTGGTGCCTGTTTCCCGGATGAAGACACTAGTGTTGGAGTTGAACATATAGGTGAAGAAGGCACTAATTTACAACAGACGTTTAAAAGAGATGTGTCTCAGGTTGGTTTCACTGATGGACAGACTCTGCTTCTCAGTGCTGCCCAGGAAGGGTCTGCAAAAATAGTTGAACTTCTCTTGTCACATGGATCTGATGCACTAACCAGTGATCATCAGGGACAAACACCACTGACTTTGGCTTCCAGGCAGGGCCACGTGAAAGTGTTGGCTGTGCTCCTGAAATGGGCCAAAAGccaagagagagaaacagcagtGCGAATGATGGAGCACGTTGACAGTGAAGGCTGGACAGCACTGCGTTCTGCAGCTTGGGGAGGACATAAGGATGCTGTACAGAGTCTGCTGAATGCAGGAGCAGATGTGGATGGATGCGATAGTCAGGGCCGGACTGCTCTCAGAGCCGCAGCATGGGGCGGTCATGAAGAAGTAGTTCTGACCCTGCTCAACTATGGGGCCCAGGTTGACAGAGCTGACAGCAAAGGCCGCACACCACTTATTGCTGCTGCTTATATGGGACATCATGAAGTTGTGGAGATTTTGCTGGACCACAGCGCAGAGGTTGACTTAGCTGATGACGATGGTCGCACCGCTTTGTCAGTCACTGCCCTCTGTGTCCCCACAGCAGCTGGGGTCAAAGGTTATGGTGAGGTTGCGAGTCTGTTACTGGAACATAAAGCTGATCCAGGACACAGGGACAATGATGGCATGACTCCACTTCTTCTTGCAGCTTATGAGGGGAATGATGATGTAGTTGAACTTTTGCTAGAAGCTGGTGCTGATGTAGATGAGACTGCTGGCCCGGATGGCAGCATCACTGCTGCCGCTGCTGTTACTCCCTTGCTGGCAGCTGCAGCAATGGGCCACATGAAAACAGTGTCCCGATTGCTTTTCTGGGGAGCAGCTGTGGATGCCATTGATTGTGAAGGAAGGACTGCACTATGCTTAGCAGCTGCAAGAGGCAGCGTTGATGTAGTACGTGCCCTGCTGGACCGAGGCCTGGATGAGAACCACAGGGATGATCTCGGCTGGACCCCACTGCACGCTGCTGCCTGTGAAGGCCACCGGGCAGTTTGTGCTGCTTTGACGGAGCAAGGCAGCATGGCACGTGTTGGAGAGATGGATATTGAAGGACGCACCCCTCTTATATTGGCTGCCCAGGAAGGTCACTGGAGCACTGTCAGATTGTTGTTGGACAGACGGTCTCCTATTGACCACAGGGCATACGATGGCCATTCTGCCTTGAGTGCTGCCCTTCTGGAGGGCCATGCTGAAGTTGCGGACCTACTTATGAGGCGAGGGGCTGATACCAATGTAAAGGATGCAGAAGGAAGGCCTTTGCTGTACCTCCTTGTCTTGGATGGTCGCCTTGACATGGCTACTCTTCTCATTGAAAAAGGGGGGGTGCCTCTGGAGTCCCGAGACTCTGAGGGCCGCACAGCACTTCATGTGGCTTCTTGGCAGGGATGCATAGAGATGGTAGATCTACTTTTAAAGCACGGGGCAAACATCAATGCACAGGACACAGCTGGGAGACCACCAATCCATTCAGTGGCTTGGACAGGACATGCTGAAGTAGGACATTGTCTCCTACAAGCCAGCGGTGTCAACATAGACCTTGCTTGTCACCAGGGGGCAACAGCTCTAAGCATTGCTGCCCAGGAGGGACATGCCAATATTGTTGGAATGCTTCTGCAAAGAGGTGCAAATCCTGATCACATTGATAAATATGGTCGAAGTCCAGTCAAAGTGGCTGGGAAAAATGGTCACTTTAATATTGTCAGGCTATTGGAGAGCTATGGAGCCAAGCCATTCCTAGGCCTGTTGCCTAACTCTAGTACTGTCTCCCCTGCAAAACCCAACACGATCTTCTCAGGCATCTCGGAGAGTAATGGAGGTGACGTCACAGCCGCTACGTCCTCCTCTTCGGTATCTTCTCCTGGCTCCTCTGCAGAACGATTCCACTCCATGGAGAGCTCCCAGACCTCATCTACCTGTCACTCACTGGCCACAGTGCAGACTGTGCCGGCGGACAACCTCAGCTTTATTCAGCAGATCCAACAGCACTCACTGCCTCGCAGTCGTAGCCGTCCCTCCACCCTCCCACCACCAGGAAGCTCAGGCCTGGGAAGCTTCCATGGAAGTAACCAGAGGCGTCCCAAAGCCAGCCCCCCACCCACAGTTTGCACAGTCACTGCCATGGTTCACAACTGTGAACTGCCTCAGAAAGGCTTGTCATCCGGACTTGAATATCACGACCAAATGATCAATCTAaactcaaactttaaaaaaaatgacaagacaACTTATGTTGGAGATAAATGGTACTCAGTCATGGCTTCCCTTGGGATAATGCCAGGCCAAGACAGTCCTGCATCAGGTGCTAAAAACAGGGAGAGCCCTCCTTTGGGCTACCCATATAGGCTACAGAGCCCACTTCAAGGAGATGCTTGGGATTCTCTAACCCAGAAAAACATTATATCACCTGCTTGCTACAGTTTTAGCCCAGTCCCACCTTGCAGTGCCTTGCCAGAGGATGTCATGGATGTTATGACCACCACAGACCCCCAGCTCAATTTGAAACAGGCTATCAAACTGCAGTTTGAGGGTCCCACCAGTGCAGCCTTATACAAGCGAGAGACACCCCTGTGACTGATATGCAGATAAGAAACTAAAGTTAACTTTTGCTACACTTtcctcactttcttttttttactgttgcagTACGTGAGCCGGTGCCGAAGCAGGTAATTAACAGTAAATACAATAGTTCAGCACAATGGTAGAGAAAGTCATTCATCAAGCAAAACTGCCAAATACACTCTGGTTCCAGCATCTCAAATGTTGCTGCTTGTCTTTTATTCTATTAGGCTTTAGTTATTTCGAAATGTATTGTCACAATATTGTCAAAGAGATTTCACATAAATCCGAATTATTACAACAGCATCTTTTTTTAGTTGAAGACAGTTTTGCAGTTCAAGTAGAAAATGCTTTTCATCATGTACAATGACTTTTCTGGGTTCAGATGAGAGAGGAAGTGATTTCTTTCTCCACCCCCTTCAGAAAATCAGAGGATCAGCTAACTGAATGACATCAGAGCTGCGATTCCTGCCTttccattgtgtgtttgtgtgtgtgtgtgtgtgtgtgtgtgtgtgcagagcaggctatgcacacacataaacacacacagcgtAAAGCACAACTgtgttcattttcagttttaacctTATTTTCCAATTGTAGTCTTAAGTGTTACCACCAGTCGGACAAAAAtggctttttattattttattttaatttattgtgcTCTATAGGAGTAAGATTAGAGCAAtgcatggattaaaaaaaatactgctctAGAGTAAAAACTTCTGCTATAACGTGTAAATGTTTAGGTAAGttatgttttagattttttgaCTTCTATCCCCATTTTAAGCAGTAAACAACCGTGTTTTAGGAGCTTTAAGTTTGTGGCCTTGATCTGTACTGCAGCCtttaatatttgctttaaaCTGTCCTGCATCCCCCATAGGATAACCAAAAGCATTTTGCTGAAAAACAAGCCTGCCAAAGTGTGACCCCGGGCCGAGTTTATGATACAAAcgataaaagacaaacaatttGGGGAACTTACTTGGCTTGcccacagtgagtgtgtgtgagcaagcaggaaggaaaatgaaaattggACCATAAAAACTGAGGGAGGATGTTGGAGGGTTGTTAAATTCAAACCTGTTTGTGGCCTGAAGAAATTTCTATTTCATGACTTTTCActgtaattaatattaaattacattcattAATTAAAATGGTAAACTGTGCCATAAActtctctgtcttctgttttgttGATGTGCATGTGGTAGGTGTGCACTCCTTCACTTTAAAGACTAAATGTCATACGTACCGTCTGATGTGGTGGCATCGTGCAGAGATGAAAGTCTGGCTGTAGGCTGATGGTGGCCAGCTGGGACTTTCAGAGACGAGCACTATTTTACAACTGGGGGGAAAAGCTCCACAGACAGGGGCCACTGGTGATTTGCCCCCACTTTTTGTAACATATTCAATTCCCCTAAACATTTTGGCATCTGCATTACATGAATAAACTGCATCCCCCTCACGTGTGCTTGATTTGATGACACTCTTGTTAAACATTTGCTCTCATTAAGTAATGAAAGCTTGTCTCTATTATTTCTCTCTACTGTGTTTTCAAAGGGTGtaaaataaagccaaaacaTTTCTCATGGTAGGAAGGTGAAAGAACTTTCATTGTAGTAATTAAATACTTTACTTAAAccttaaaaggtttttaaatttgagtttaaaagttttcaaatcattttccaaatttgGACCCTATTTTGAGCGTGTGCGTGAGAAGTTAGTCCAGTCTCGTTACTCGtgtgcaaattttattttagatttttatatctAGTACTAGTAGAAACCCATTTAGCTTCCAGTACGGATAGAAACCCTAGGAATGTGAGCACATGTAAGGGAACAAAGAACACAATAGGACACAGATGGTGGGACTTCAGCCCTCTACAACAAAACCctttcacatacagtatcttaGTGTTTCTGCTCTCAGACGCCTGCACAAATGACAATTTCCAGAGGACTGGAAGCaacatgctgctgtttgttcctCTGAATTCTCAGCTAAGCTTGCAAAGATGGACAGCCGTACATCAGTTTTGCACTTCAAAGAGCAGAATTTTAAAGAAGAGCATTTTCAGTGGTGGAAAGTGTCGGTTTTGTACGGCAGGATGTGGAGGCAAAGTGTACTTCACTTAATAATGCCACAATCAGCACTGTCACCAAGAAAAAGTGCTGCCTGCTCGTGTGCAGGGACAAGCCAAGAACAAGCGTGGAAGGTCAGCAGTgcctttcaaccactctgcctCTCTTCAGTCTCTGGAAAAAACCTAAGTACATAATGAAACTTgtttgggaaaatgtgtttgcataatatttattaaaaggaTCACATGCCCTGCTTAGCAGACAGGACCTTACAGGTAAATGCCAGGTGCAAACAGGGACTCAACAGGAGCTGGTGGAAATTCAGTTGACTCGGACAGACTCATATTTTGCAAATGAGCTTTACTCTGTTAATAATGTGGTAAATGTGTGTTCGTGCGTAGGAGCCCAATCATTTCCATAATTCTACCTCCATTGCTCAAGTGTGAATTAAAGCTACAGCATCAATGGATACCACAAGGTGATGATGTTCTTATATAAATGCGTTAATCTGTAATGAAAACA
It contains:
- the ankrd50l gene encoding ankyrin repeat domain-containing protein 50 isoform X1, with translation MSSSRIGSSSSLLQGRPFYCREWALDKLRRCLDARSVPGQPPGLLVVGGPGAGKTALCTEAVWPTSKAGVAVGLAPRCLASHFCQREDQRSTVLWRFVLGLVEQLRASPLLSPGYKEILNSPSVSSALEPLTCQRNPDDTFKRAVLRPLLDLPPPAQTVMVVVDSLDVGYGLGEGNEKSGSIAELLATNQHLLPGWLLLVCSVRRHNKAVCKMFSGFRKLCLDDLRKPLPVRDVQQYILCRLDEEAVLRRQLTPDTADMLNLLHIKSGGCFLFLERVLDGVAAALVGLREIRDIPGTLNGLYLWLCQRLFPRGLFIYVKPLLNVLLAAPRPLTTEQLFTAVWTQDTLLSFQDFQDKLQTLCPLLIDGPGGTKLLFHASFAEWLIDVKYCTQKYLCSRTEGHSMLSMALTLQGPHLDIENTCQLAAHLVCSGHHKENPSLLALWMLWAGVPTLTPSCSYALAMILCQPPVPVSPAVHQLLVRSGIVSGACFPDEDTSVGVEHIGEEGTNLQQTFKRDVSQVGFTDGQTLLLSAAQEGSAKIVELLLSHGSDALTSDHQGQTPLTLASRQGHVKVLAVLLKWAKSQERETAVRMMEHVDSEGWTALRSAAWGGHKDAVQSLLNAGADVDGCDSQGRTALRAAAWGGHEEVVLTLLNYGAQVDRADSKGRTPLIAAAYMGHHEVVEILLDHSAEVDLADDDGRTALSVTALCVPTAAGVKGYGEVASLLLEHKADPGHRDNDGMTPLLLAAYEGNDDVVELLLEAGADVDETAGPDGSITAAAAVTPLLAAAAMGHMKTVSRLLFWGAAVDAIDCEGRTALCLAAARGSVDVVRALLDRGLDENHRDDLGWTPLHAAACEGHRAVCAALTEQGSMARVGEMDIEGRTPLILAAQEGHWSTVRLLLDRRSPIDHRAYDGHSALSAALLEGHAEVADLLMRRGADTNVKDAEGRPLLYLLVLDGRLDMATLLIEKGGVPLESRDSEGRTALHVASWQGCIEMVDLLLKHGANINAQDTAGRPPIHSVAWTGHAEVGHCLLQASGVNIDLACHQGATALSIAAQEGHANIVGMLLQRGANPDHIDKYGRSPVKVAGKNGHFNIVRLLESYGAKPFLGLLPNSSTVSPAKPNTIFSGISESNGGDVTAATSSSSVSSPGSSAERFHSMESSQTSSTCHSLATVQTVPADNLSFIQQIQQHSLPRSRSRPSTLPPPGSSGLGSFHGSNQRRPKASPPPTVCTVTAMVHNCELPQKGLSSGLEYHDQMINLNSNFKKNDKTTYVGDKWYSVMASLGIMPGQDSPASGAKNRESPPLGYPYRLQSPLQGDAWDSLTQKNIISPACYSFSPVPPCSALPEDVMDVMTTTDPQLNLKQAIKLQFEGPTSAALYKRETPL
- the ankrd50l gene encoding ankyrin repeat domain-containing protein 50 isoform X2, with the protein product MCTPVLQFTSPQNRSAIVAWAVLRPLLDLPPPAQTVMVVVDSLDVGYGLGEGNEKSGSIAELLATNQHLLPGWLLLVCSVRRHNKAVCKMFSGFRKLCLDDLRKPLPVRDVQQYILCRLDEEAVLRRQLTPDTADMLNLLHIKSGGCFLFLERVLDGVAAALVGLREIRDIPGTLNGLYLWLCQRLFPRGLFIYVKPLLNVLLAAPRPLTTEQLFTAVWTQDTLLSFQDFQDKLQTLCPLLIDGPGGTKLLFHASFAEWLIDVKYCTQKYLCSRTEGHSMLSMALTLQGPHLDIENTCQLAAHLVCSGHHKENPSLLALWMLWAGVPTLTPSCSYALAMILCQPPVPVSPAVHQLLVRSGIVSGACFPDEDTSVGVEHIGEEGTNLQQTFKRDVSQVGFTDGQTLLLSAAQEGSAKIVELLLSHGSDALTSDHQGQTPLTLASRQGHVKVLAVLLKWAKSQERETAVRMMEHVDSEGWTALRSAAWGGHKDAVQSLLNAGADVDGCDSQGRTALRAAAWGGHEEVVLTLLNYGAQVDRADSKGRTPLIAAAYMGHHEVVEILLDHSAEVDLADDDGRTALSVTALCVPTAAGVKGYGEVASLLLEHKADPGHRDNDGMTPLLLAAYEGNDDVVELLLEAGADVDETAGPDGSITAAAAVTPLLAAAAMGHMKTVSRLLFWGAAVDAIDCEGRTALCLAAARGSVDVVRALLDRGLDENHRDDLGWTPLHAAACEGHRAVCAALTEQGSMARVGEMDIEGRTPLILAAQEGHWSTVRLLLDRRSPIDHRAYDGHSALSAALLEGHAEVADLLMRRGADTNVKDAEGRPLLYLLVLDGRLDMATLLIEKGGVPLESRDSEGRTALHVASWQGCIEMVDLLLKHGANINAQDTAGRPPIHSVAWTGHAEVGHCLLQASGVNIDLACHQGATALSIAAQEGHANIVGMLLQRGANPDHIDKYGRSPVKVAGKNGHFNIVRLLESYGAKPFLGLLPNSSTVSPAKPNTIFSGISESNGGDVTAATSSSSVSSPGSSAERFHSMESSQTSSTCHSLATVQTVPADNLSFIQQIQQHSLPRSRSRPSTLPPPGSSGLGSFHGSNQRRPKASPPPTVCTVTAMVHNCELPQKGLSSGLEYHDQMINLNSNFKKNDKTTYVGDKWYSVMASLGIMPGQDSPASGAKNRESPPLGYPYRLQSPLQGDAWDSLTQKNIISPACYSFSPVPPCSALPEDVMDVMTTTDPQLNLKQAIKLQFEGPTSAALYKRETPL